TCTTTAAACCTAATTTTCGTATATTTTAACAAATAATCTTCAACCTTGTCAGGAGTGTCTAATAGAGGTTTTACTTCTTCCCAAGACATGTCCTGAATTTCATTTTTGGAATAGTCATAAAAACCCTTAGGCTGAACTGTATCATCAGTTTTTTTATTTACCGGTTTTAGCGTAGCACACCCCGTTAATAATCCGATCAAACACGAAGCTATTACCAATGCTGAAATTATTCCAGTAATTTTTGAGAAATCCCTTCTGATAATTATGTTTTCGCCCATTTTCCCCTCCGAAAATACTTTTTGATTATTGATAAATTTGTCTCTTTTGTAAAGCGGTTTTTGGGCGAAAATCGGAGATTTGAAGATAAATTTTAATCCTATCCCCATTTTCTCTCAAAACTGTACCTCTTGATTTTTTATCAAGACTTCTCTATAATTAAACAAGTCAGGAAGGATACAGGAACAATGAGCATTCAGGACACATTAAGGAAAAAACGGGAAGAGATACTCGCGACCGCAAAGCGCTACGGGGCGAGCAACGTCCGCTTGTTCGGCTCTGCCTCAAGAAACGAGGCGGACGAGTCAAGCGATCTGGATATTCTCGTGTAGTTCGAGTGGGGCTGCACGCTCATCGACCTGGTCGCCTTCAACGACAAACTTGAAGAACTCCTGGGCTGTAAGGTACAGGTCGTTACGGAGGGGGGAATCAGTCCTTATCTCAAGGAACGTATACTCGCGGAAGCGGTGCCGATATGAAGGATGACCGTATCTACCTCTCGCACATACGCGATTCGATCGATCTAATCTTTCTGTTTATCTTCCCCTAATATTTTATTCTTTAACATCGACTCACCTTCCGGGGATTAATCGACCTTCCCCTTGACATTCACCCCGTTTTTCACCTATTATGGCAAAAACAAAAAAAGGAGATCCAAAATGACCGAAGGCACGGCCGCAAAGGTGTTACTGAAGACGAACATGGGAGACATAACCATAGAGCTGTACCCGGACACGCCGATTACGGCGGGGAACTTTAAAAACCTCGTCAAGAAGGGGGTCTACGACGGGGTGATATTCCACAGGATCATAGACGACTTCATGATCCAGGGCGGAGACCCCACCGGAACGGGGATGGGCGACCCCAGCATCCCCAACATAAAGGACGAGTTCACGAAAAACAGCAAGAACGACAGAGGCACCATCTCGATGGCGAACAGGGGCCCGAACACGGGGAGCA
The sequence above is a segment of the Candidatus Zymogenus saltonus genome. Coding sequences within it:
- a CDS encoding peptidylprolyl isomerase, which translates into the protein MTEGTAAKVLLKTNMGDITIELYPDTPITAGNFKNLVKKGVYDGVIFHRIIDDFMIQGGDPTGTGMGDPSIPNIKDEFTKNSKNDRGTISMANRGPNTGSSQFFINLVDNNYLDKNHPVFGRVVDGMDVVDKMGKVKTDSNDKPIDEVKIIKAEIL